One segment of Vibrio agarivorans DNA contains the following:
- a CDS encoding CBS domain-containing protein, whose product MSAVLTVRDIVNPQVPTFNVDTSLSSAIDMLIQNQMNGAPVCNASGELVGFLSAHDVMIELWCQDYIPDNTVTVGNLMKTDVVTMDIEDRLTDALEYLAIDKEQLFPTSGMGYATQMTTLSLEERAKSIKVNKPQILPVLNKGQYVGVVSRQEVLKALRTLFTDSVSPVEEVVAAHVA is encoded by the coding sequence ATGAGTGCTGTGCTTACCGTAAGAGATATCGTGAATCCACAAGTCCCTACATTTAATGTGGATACTTCTTTGTCATCGGCTATCGATATGCTGATTCAAAACCAAATGAATGGTGCACCAGTGTGTAATGCAAGTGGTGAACTGGTTGGTTTTCTATCAGCTCATGACGTGATGATTGAACTTTGGTGCCAAGACTACATTCCAGATAACACTGTGACGGTAGGTAACTTGATGAAGACCGATGTTGTCACTATGGATATTGAAGACCGTCTTACTGATGCGTTGGAATACCTTGCTATTGATAAAGAGCAACTGTTCCCAACCAGCGGTATGGGTTATGCCACTCAGATGACAACGCTATCTCTAGAAGAGCGCGCAAAATCTATCAAGGTGAACAAACCACAAATTCTGCCAGTACTCAATAAAGGGCAATACGTTGGGGTTGTATCACGTCAAGAAGTATTGAAAGCACTTCGCACACTGTTCACTGACTCAGTGAGCCCAGTTGAAGAAGTTGTTGCTGCACACGTTGCGTAG
- a CDS encoding PAS domain-containing hybrid sensor histidine kinase/response regulator, which produces MQPLSQLTLSDISAKGLLLVFILLTSLIFGGIAIFVLSDESKSTIKQLQSGNGQFELESAKIFMEQYLEVAEDRILLASQYEGVVEALAEGNVERLIYQLDRFKGQSKSMLYAARDREGNILFEDTFRHPASEQEQYIFESITQSTLNERVVYLLHDDTSHICLKLFVPIWNEGQFVGLLYGETAVDYEDFFGSFITGRDRWYELSQNNPPAPRATLASKEHDQSDHHEHLSFVPNLSHSSQWIINQTTLSKGDLILTQGISKSFVDQQLSSLQGDLIQSLLVVVGVSAILVGLIGKKLFVNPHSELARSKQDLMDANSQLMEKEKESHLLATVVRAARDAVIITDREGRVEWVNQAFESMTGYHIDGIRGRTPGSFLQGQASDPQTAKNIGDALRAGNQVKAEILNYTSDGAPYWVDIDITPLRDKEGSVERFIAIERDVTDFKQLETQLATAALEATSANQAKSKFLATMSHEIRTPMNGLLGLLQMLEEEVDDPQHRDVLKLALGSGEHLISILNDILDLAKIENDALELDPHLFSMEDVINPVVSTYQSLCSEKGVRFIFDNQCDKEACYNGDAVRIRQVLLNLVGNALKFTDQGHIGVTISPKVGERVEFKVQDTGIGIPQHRLESIFNEFEQAEISTNRRFGGTGLGLAICQKLVTLMKGELQVESTEGQGTLFYFIVKLPQLNIEKESESAVAENTDFSQYRVLIADDNKMNQIIAKGFLDKLNIPNQTCSNGLEVLDWLNKESFNLLIIDNHMPELNGVDTVAKIRSSGDDKLLIFGWTADIMQTSTQSFLNNGADEVLAKPLIKKDLVKALNRYISRI; this is translated from the coding sequence ATGCAGCCACTGAGCCAACTTACACTTTCTGATATCAGTGCCAAAGGTCTGCTGTTGGTCTTTATTCTACTGACTTCTTTAATTTTCGGTGGGATAGCGATTTTTGTATTAAGTGATGAGAGTAAATCCACCATAAAACAGCTGCAGAGTGGCAATGGGCAGTTCGAGCTTGAATCAGCAAAAATTTTTATGGAGCAGTACCTCGAAGTCGCGGAAGACCGAATTTTATTAGCGTCACAATATGAAGGTGTTGTGGAGGCATTGGCTGAAGGTAATGTGGAACGTCTTATCTATCAGCTTGATCGCTTTAAAGGTCAAAGCAAATCGATGCTTTATGCCGCGCGTGATCGTGAGGGTAACATTCTTTTTGAAGATACTTTTCGTCACCCGGCTTCCGAGCAAGAGCAATATATCTTTGAATCCATTACTCAATCTACATTGAATGAACGTGTTGTTTATCTATTGCATGACGATACCAGTCATATTTGCCTAAAACTGTTTGTACCTATCTGGAACGAGGGGCAGTTTGTTGGCTTGTTGTATGGGGAAACAGCCGTCGATTATGAGGATTTTTTTGGCAGCTTTATCACAGGTCGTGATCGTTGGTACGAGCTAAGTCAGAATAACCCTCCAGCACCAAGAGCGACGTTGGCAAGCAAGGAGCACGATCAAAGTGATCATCATGAGCATCTCTCCTTTGTCCCTAACCTTAGTCACTCATCACAATGGATAATTAACCAGACTACTTTGAGTAAAGGCGATTTGATATTAACGCAAGGTATCAGTAAGTCTTTTGTTGATCAGCAGCTATCTAGCTTACAGGGGGATTTAATTCAGAGTCTGTTGGTTGTGGTCGGGGTAAGCGCCATTCTTGTTGGTCTGATAGGCAAAAAGCTGTTTGTGAATCCTCATTCAGAACTCGCACGCTCAAAACAAGATTTAATGGACGCTAACAGCCAGCTAATGGAAAAAGAGAAGGAGAGTCACTTGCTGGCTACAGTTGTCAGAGCGGCACGTGATGCAGTCATTATAACGGATAGAGAAGGCAGGGTAGAGTGGGTGAATCAGGCCTTTGAGTCAATGACAGGTTATCATATTGACGGTATACGCGGTCGAACACCAGGTTCGTTTTTGCAGGGGCAGGCCTCTGACCCACAAACGGCAAAGAATATTGGTGACGCTCTACGAGCAGGTAATCAAGTAAAGGCAGAGATTCTCAATTATACGTCGGATGGCGCACCCTATTGGGTCGACATCGATATTACCCCATTGCGTGACAAAGAAGGAAGCGTAGAGCGTTTCATTGCTATTGAACGGGATGTGACCGACTTTAAGCAACTCGAAACCCAACTGGCGACGGCCGCTTTAGAGGCAACGTCAGCAAATCAAGCCAAATCTAAATTTCTTGCCACAATGAGTCATGAGATACGCACACCGATGAATGGATTGTTGGGGTTGCTGCAAATGCTTGAAGAAGAGGTGGATGATCCGCAGCATCGGGATGTGCTGAAACTGGCTTTGGGGTCCGGTGAGCATCTCATTTCCATTCTTAATGATATTCTGGATCTTGCCAAGATCGAAAATGATGCCTTGGAGTTGGACCCACATCTATTTTCAATGGAGGATGTCATTAACCCGGTAGTGAGCACCTATCAGAGCCTCTGTTCTGAAAAAGGTGTGCGCTTTATTTTCGACAATCAGTGTGACAAAGAGGCTTGTTATAACGGTGATGCAGTTAGAATAAGGCAGGTGTTACTAAACCTTGTTGGTAATGCTCTGAAATTTACCGATCAGGGGCACATTGGTGTCACTATTAGTCCCAAAGTCGGTGAGCGTGTAGAGTTTAAGGTGCAAGACACCGGGATCGGTATTCCTCAACACAGGCTCGAATCGATTTTTAATGAGTTTGAGCAAGCAGAGATTTCTACCAACCGCCGATTTGGGGGAACAGGGTTGGGGTTAGCTATATGCCAAAAGCTTGTTACCTTGATGAAAGGCGAATTGCAAGTCGAAAGTACGGAGGGGCAAGGAACGCTGTTTTATTTTATCGTTAAACTACCGCAACTGAATATAGAAAAAGAGAGCGAATCAGCTGTTGCTGAGAACACTGACTTTTCTCAATATCGCGTTTTGATTGCTGACGATAACAAAATGAATCAGATCATTGCCAAGGGTTTTTTAGATAAGTTAAACATACCAAACCAAACTTGCAGTAACGGTCTTGAAGTATTGGACTGGCTGAACAAAGAGTCGTTCAACCTGCTCATTATTGATAACCATATGCCCGAGCTCAATGGTGTGGATACCGTGGCTAAAATACGCTCTAGCGGAGATGATAAACTACTAATATTTGGCTGGACTGCCGATATTATGCAAACTTCGACTCAATCTTTCTTGAATAATGGGGCTGATGAGGTGCTTGCCAAGCCATTGATTAAGAAGGATCTTGTTAAGGCTTTGAATCGATATATTTCAAGAATATAA
- a CDS encoding TolC family protein: MMSPGVFAYTNIEQSSIQRKQSIQQLDDLIQFAINRDSGRKQYQAQSQAIRETGVSQSTLMDPKLKVGFGGLPVDSFRFDEDPMTNISVGLMQQFERGSSSNLKQKRANQQADGMALQVDGRAIDIANSLTQLWLELGYQQYAHQVLKENRRLMMEMEQFIETNYGLGKSEVQDLLNAQLNVSKLDEKILSNQQMQRRILSQMSEWLGDEWLYQNSDAMATNQISWPQLDDYLESAGESTQHYQRINEHPVVKMADQTIASNETQVALAEQAYTPQFGVEVMYAYRQADNMRGEPASDLVSAYLTMDIPLFTDNRQDRDLAAAQYQVGASRSQKDVLLAQMNAKVNALLIDRINLKERIDRFKTTLLSQASARTQAVERGYQNNTAQYNDVISASSDELTLALEYQRLITDLSLVNSSLSALLGGFTFQANPPTITNNESLR, encoded by the coding sequence ATGATGTCACCTGGAGTGTTTGCTTATACGAATATCGAGCAAAGCTCTATTCAGCGAAAACAATCCATTCAGCAGCTCGATGATCTGATCCAGTTTGCCATCAACCGAGATTCAGGGCGCAAGCAGTATCAGGCCCAATCTCAAGCGATTCGTGAAACAGGGGTGTCTCAATCGACCCTGATGGATCCCAAACTGAAAGTGGGCTTCGGCGGCCTGCCAGTAGACAGTTTTCGTTTTGACGAAGATCCGATGACGAATATTTCAGTGGGTTTGATGCAGCAATTCGAGCGTGGCTCTAGCTCTAACTTGAAACAAAAGCGAGCCAATCAACAAGCCGATGGCATGGCCCTACAGGTGGATGGCCGAGCGATTGATATTGCAAATAGCTTGACTCAACTGTGGTTAGAGCTCGGTTATCAGCAATACGCTCATCAAGTACTGAAAGAAAATCGTCGTCTAATGATGGAGATGGAGCAGTTTATCGAGACCAACTATGGTTTGGGCAAAAGTGAAGTGCAAGACTTGCTCAACGCTCAGCTCAATGTAAGTAAGTTGGATGAGAAAATCCTTAGTAACCAGCAAATGCAGCGTCGCATTTTATCTCAAATGTCCGAATGGCTCGGGGATGAGTGGCTCTATCAAAATAGTGATGCTATGGCGACCAATCAGATTAGCTGGCCACAACTGGATGACTATCTTGAGTCTGCTGGTGAATCAACTCAGCACTATCAGCGTATCAATGAGCACCCAGTGGTGAAAATGGCTGACCAAACCATTGCGAGTAATGAGACACAGGTCGCCTTGGCTGAGCAAGCTTACACGCCTCAGTTTGGTGTTGAAGTGATGTATGCCTATCGCCAGGCAGACAACATGCGTGGCGAACCTGCCTCTGATCTGGTGAGTGCCTACTTGACGATGGATATCCCGCTGTTTACTGACAACCGACAAGACAGAGATCTTGCGGCAGCACAGTATCAAGTCGGCGCTTCTCGCTCACAAAAAGATGTGCTTCTTGCTCAGATGAATGCCAAGGTCAACGCGTTATTGATTGATCGCATTAACCTCAAAGAGCGTATCGACCGTTTTAAAACAACCTTGCTCAGTCAAGCTAGCGCTCGAACTCAGGCGGTTGAGCGTGGCTATCAGAATAATACAGCACAGTATAATGATGTGATTTCCGCCTCTTCAGATGAGTTAACACTGGCTCTTGAATACCAGCGTTTAATTACCGATTTAAGCCTCGTCAACAGCAGTCTGTCTGCATTACTTGGAGGGTTTACTTTTCAAGCTAACCCTCCAACGATTACAAACAATGAGTCACTAAGGTAG
- a CDS encoding efflux RND transporter periplasmic adaptor subunit encodes MNKTHQVAVIALLVGAALGFSSRYLLPLPSHDMEGMKAGASNASDEPLYWVAPMDPNYKRDKPGKSPMGMDLIPVFAEDLSGENDKPGTVTIDPAVENNLGVKTAAVMLSNLSPRIETVGYVAFDESLLWQTNVRVAGWVETLFVNAVGDRVSKGDKLFTLYSPELVKAQEELLNAYRTGRKGLLKGATERLMTLGVDNAQIQAIKRRGKASQSIDIKAPTDGVIAGLNIREGGYLSPAQAVISAGPLDEVWVDAEVFERQAHWVSAGSQALMTLDAIPGQEWQGVVDYVYPILDPKTRTLRVRLKFANERGALKPNMFANIALKPQTSEQVLTIPRSAVIRSGGMTRVVLAEGSGKYRSARIEVGREAGESIEVLEGLKEGERIVTSAHFMLDSESSQSAELSRINGANEPVATVWAKGEVTKVMLDHQMLTINHQPVPEWEWPGMVMDFSLASNVDTDGLQVGSAIEFEMQKGATGMYEVVDLKLAENVMPTEAWALGEVTILMADFGMITIEHQVVDEWQWQAGEMNFSVEDDVDLSALAEGDAVRFLLNKQGANYQLKQIEKVEGKQ; translated from the coding sequence ATGAACAAAACTCATCAAGTTGCAGTGATTGCATTACTCGTCGGTGCCGCACTAGGCTTTAGTAGCCGCTATCTTCTACCTTTGCCGTCTCATGATATGGAAGGTATGAAAGCTGGGGCGAGTAACGCGTCCGACGAGCCCCTCTATTGGGTTGCACCAATGGATCCAAATTACAAACGAGACAAGCCAGGTAAATCACCGATGGGGATGGACTTAATCCCTGTGTTTGCAGAAGACCTATCCGGTGAAAACGACAAGCCGGGCACGGTGACCATCGACCCTGCTGTAGAGAATAACCTCGGAGTAAAAACGGCAGCTGTCATGCTGAGTAACCTCTCCCCAAGAATTGAGACTGTCGGTTACGTCGCGTTTGATGAAAGCTTGTTGTGGCAAACCAACGTAAGAGTCGCGGGTTGGGTAGAAACATTGTTTGTCAATGCAGTCGGAGACCGCGTAAGCAAAGGTGACAAGTTGTTTACGCTCTATTCCCCAGAGTTGGTTAAAGCTCAGGAAGAATTACTGAATGCGTATCGCACAGGGCGTAAGGGTTTACTCAAAGGAGCGACTGAGCGCTTGATGACCTTGGGTGTCGATAACGCTCAGATTCAAGCAATCAAGCGGCGAGGTAAAGCCTCTCAGTCCATTGATATCAAGGCACCAACAGATGGTGTAATTGCAGGCCTTAATATCCGTGAGGGTGGCTATTTGTCTCCAGCTCAAGCGGTGATCAGTGCTGGACCTCTCGATGAAGTTTGGGTTGATGCGGAAGTGTTTGAACGCCAAGCGCACTGGGTCAGCGCAGGCAGCCAAGCGTTGATGACACTTGATGCTATTCCTGGGCAAGAGTGGCAAGGCGTGGTGGATTATGTTTATCCGATTCTTGATCCAAAAACCCGAACTTTACGAGTGCGCTTGAAGTTTGCCAACGAGCGCGGGGCGTTAAAACCGAATATGTTTGCCAACATTGCACTTAAACCACAAACATCAGAGCAAGTGCTGACCATCCCTAGGTCTGCGGTGATTCGTTCTGGTGGAATGACACGTGTAGTGTTAGCTGAAGGCAGCGGAAAATACCGCTCTGCTCGTATCGAGGTTGGGCGTGAAGCAGGAGAGAGTATTGAAGTTTTAGAAGGGCTAAAAGAAGGCGAGCGTATTGTGACTTCTGCGCATTTTATGCTTGATTCTGAATCTAGCCAAAGTGCGGAGTTATCCCGAATCAATGGTGCGAATGAGCCGGTGGCAACAGTATGGGCTAAGGGCGAAGTGACCAAAGTGATGCTTGATCACCAAATGCTCACCATCAATCATCAGCCGGTCCCTGAGTGGGAGTGGCCCGGTATGGTCATGGATTTCAGCCTTGCCTCAAATGTCGACACTGATGGATTGCAAGTGGGTTCAGCCATTGAGTTTGAAATGCAAAAAGGCGCCACAGGTATGTATGAGGTCGTAGACCTTAAACTTGCTGAAAACGTAATGCCGACAGAGGCATGGGCACTCGGAGAAGTCACCATATTGATGGCAGATTTTGGCATGATCACTATTGAGCATCAGGTTGTTGATGAGTGGCAATGGCAGGCGGGGGAGATGAACTTTTCTGTTGAGGATGATGTTGATCTGTCAGCCCTGGCTGAGGGTGATGCGGTCCGTTTTCTGTTGAACAAACAAGGAGCGAACTATCAACTCAAACAGATAGAGAAAGTAGAGGGTAAACAATGA